From Kitasatospora sp. MAP12-44:
GGGCGCGACCGGGCCGTCGATCCAGTCGCGGTCGATGGTCAGGGTCTGGCCGCCGTAGGACTCAGTGACGTTGCCCCGGTACTGGTGGAGGCGGCCGTGGGCGGACCAGAGGCTGTCGTCGAGCCCGCCGCTGCCGTCCGTGGTGGCCCGCCCGTCCCAGCGGGCGTACCAGACGGCGTCCGGGAGCGGCGAGGTGCCGGCCTCGGCGGCGGCGGCGAGGTCCGAGATGCCGGAGCCGAGGCTGGAGTAGAAGCCGGAGCGGTAGCCGAGCCGGTGCAGCTCCTGGGTCCAGGCGACGGTGAAGTCGACCACGGCCTGCCCGCAGGACGCGTCGGACCCCGAGTACGCCTCGACGTCGAGGTAGACCGGGCTGCCCGCGCCCAGGCCGAGCGCCTGCAGCGCGTTCGCCGCGCCGTCGGCCTCCGCCGAGCCCTGGTCGGCGGCGTTGGCCGGGTCGATCCGGTGCGGCTTGCTCCCGGAGCCGCTGCAGGGCGCCTGCGGTCCGACGTCGATCGGCAGCAGCTGCCAGCCCATCGCGTGGACCTGGCGCACCCAGTCGGCGCTCAGCTCCGCCTGGTGGCAGGCCCGCTGCTCGCCGCTGATGTAGATGCCGGCCGCGCTGTAGGGCGAGGAGTCCCACCAGGCCTGCATGGTGTCCACCGGTGGGGCCTCGCAGGTGTCGAACCCGGCGCCGGTGTAGGTGGGCTGGACGTCACGCCCAAGACCGGTCAGCACGGTGCGGGTGACCCCCGGTGGGACGAAGGCCCCCGCGGGGGCCGCGTCCAGCGCGAACGACAGGACGAGACAGAGCGTGGTGAGCGCCGTGGCGCGGAGAGATCGCACAATCCAGCATGTGACGATCCATCATTTCATCTGCGTAGCAGCGCCGCGCGGCGACGGACTTCACCCCTCCGGCGGAGGCCAGGACGGGCGCGGGAAGTCGGTGGGTCCGACTTTCCGCGCCCGTTCGCCCGCAGCGGGCCGATTCGCCGTCAGAAACCGAGCTTGCGCAGCTGCTTGGGGTCGCGCTGCCAGTCCTTGGCGACCTTGACGTGCAGGTCCAGGTAGACCGGAGTGCCGAGCAGCGCCTCGATGTGCTTGCGGGCCGTGGTGCCCACGTGCTTGAGGCGGGCGCCCTTGGCGCCGATGACGATGGCCTTCTGGCTCTGCCGCTCGATGTAGACGTTCGCGTGGATGTCCAGCAGCGGACGGTCGGCCGGGCGCCCCTCGCGCGGGATCATCTCCTCGACCACCACGGCCAGCGAGTGCGGCAGCTCGTCGCGCACGCCCTCCAGGGCGGCCTCGCGGATCAGCTCGGCGACCATGATCACCTCGGGCTCGTCGGTCAGGTCGCCGTCCGGGTAGAGCGGCGGACCCAGCGGCAGCAGCGGGGTGAGCAGGTCGGCCAGCAGGTCCACCTGCTTGTCGCCGACGGCCGAGACCGGGATGATCTCGGCCCACTCGATGCCCAGCTCCAGGCCGAGCTGGTGGATGGCGATCAGCTGCTCGGCGAGCTTCTTGGAGTCGACCAGGTCGGTCTTGGTGACAATCGCCACCTTGGGGGTCTTCTTGACCTCGGCCAGCTCCTTGGCGATGAACTTGTCGCCGGGGCCGAGCTTCTGGTCGGCGGGCAGGCAGAAGCCGATCACGTCGACCTCGGCCCAGGTGGAGCGGACCAGGTCGTTGAGGCGCTCGCCGAGCAGCGTGCGCGGCTTGTGCAGACCGGGGGTGTCCACCAGGACGAGTTGGGCCTCGGGGCGGTGCACGATGCCGCGCACGGTGTGCCGGGTGGTCTGCGGACGGTCGGAGGTGATCGCGACCTTCGTCCCCACCAGGGCGTTGGTCAGGGTCGACTTACCCGCGTTGGGACGGCCTACGAAGCACGCGAAACCCGAGCGGTACGGGGCAGCCGGGGAAGAAGGAGTGTCGCTCATGGGACCCATTCTCCCTGATCACCCGGACCGGACCGGACAGGCCCGCGTACGACGGCCCGCTGCGGGCCCGCCGGTCACGTTCCGTGCTCACTTGCGGCGCGACTGCAGCGCCCCGATCAGGGTGAGCAGCAGCAGGACCAGCGAGCCCGCCAGCCAGTAGGGCGACTGCGTCTCGTGCCAGCGTCCGAGCCCCATCAGGACGGCCAGCAGCGCGGCGAAGAACGCGAGTACACCCATGCCGAGTCCCATCCCCCCGAGTCACAGGTGAGATTATCGGACTACTTAGCGTGGTGTCAGCTTGCGTCGACCCGCGTCCGCAGCACACCGTCCGGTCCGGCCAGCAGCAGCGGCGTGCCGGCTCCGCCCAGCTCCCGGACGACGGCCAGGTCAGCCTCGGTGGGAGCCTGCTGCGCCGTCACGACCACCGCCGCCTCCAGGCCCTTGGCGCCGCTCGCCACCGCCATCGCCACCGCCGTCTGCACGGCGCTCAGCGCCAGCGACGGCAGCGCGACCGTCCCCGCGACGTAGGTGCGGCCGGTCTCGTCGCGCACCGCCGCTCCCTCCGCCACCTGGTTGCGGGCCCGGGCGGAGCGGGCCAGGGTGACGAGCTTCTGGTCTTCGGCGTCGAGGGCGCGATCAAGGTCAGTCATGCCGCTGAGCATAAAACAATTAGTCGGTCTGCTCGGGGCTGTCCTGGAGCCGGCGGACCGGCGTGGCCACCACGGTGCCGATGCGGTTGCGGCGCCCGGCCGAGCTCTCCGCGGTCAGCCTGATCGCGCTGAGCCCGGTCGACTCGTCCAGCGGCACCGGCACCTCGCAGGCGGAGCCGGGGATCGGCACCCGTCCCAGGTGCTTGGCGAGCAGGCCGCCGACCGTCTCGATGTCCTCGTCCTCCAGCTCGATGCCGAAGAGCTCGCCGAGGTCCTCGACCAGCAGCCGGGCGGTGATCCGGAACGAGCCGTCACCGAGGTCCTCGATCGGGGCGATCTCCCGGTCGTACTCGTCGGTGATCTCGCCGACGATCTCCTCCAGGATGTCCTCGATGGTGACCAGGCCGGCCGTGCCGCCGTACTCGTCGATCACGATCGCGACGTGCGAGCGCATCTGCTGCATCTCGCGCAGCAGGTCGCCGGCCGGCTTGCTGTCCGGGATGAAGACAGCCGGCCGCATCATGGTGTCCACCTGCTCGGACTCGGCGTCCCGGCTGATGTGGGTCAGCCGGACCAGGTCCTTGAGGTAGACGATGCCGACCACGTCGTCCTCGTTCTCGCCGACCACCGGGATCCGCGAGAAGCCCGAGCGCAGTGCCAGGGTGAGCGCCTGACGGACCGTCTTGTGCCGCTCGATCATCACCAGGTCGGTACGCGGCACCATCACCTCGCGCACGATGGTGTCGCCCAGTTCGAAGACCGAGTGCACCATCCGGCGCTCGTCGTCCTCGATCAGGTCGTCCTTCTCGGCGAGGTCGACCAGCGCGCGCAGCTCGGCCTCCGAGGCGAACGGCCCCTCGCGGTAGCCCTTGCCGGGCGTCAGCGCGTTGCCCAGCAGGATCAGCAGCCGCGGGATCGGGCCGAGGATCCGGGCCAGCGGCAGCAGCACGAACGAGGCTGTGGTGGCCGAGGTGAGCGGGTGCTGGCGCCCGATCGTGCGCGGCGAGACGCCGACCGCGACGAACGAGACCAGCACCATCACACCGAACGCCACCAGCACGGCCTGCCAGGTCTGCTGGAAGGACCGGACGCAGACCACCGTCACCAGGACGGCGGCAGCCACCTCGCTGGCCACCCGGATCAGGGTGGCCAGGTTGAGGTAGCGGATCGGGTCGCTCGCCAGCGTCAGCAGCCGGTCCGAGCCGCGCCGACCGGCCCGGACGGCCTCCTCGGCGCGGAACCGGGAGACCCGGGAGATCCCCGCCTCGGCGCAGGCGGCCAGCCAGCCGACCATGACCAGCAGACACGCCCCGACCAGAAAACTCGTACTGTCACCGCTCATCGCGGATCAGTGCGTGGTGGGCGCCGGGGAGAGCCCCGACAACCCGCGACCGGTACGCCAGTCGTCCAGGATGCGCTTCTGGAGGGCGAACATGGTGCGCTCCTCCTCCGGCTCCTCGTGGTCGTAGCCGAGCACGTGCAGCACCCCGTGGACGGTGAGCAGTTGCAGCTCCTCGTCCATCGAGTGCTGCGAGGGAGCCGCAAGACCCTGGGCCTTGGCCACCTCCGGGCAGAGCACGATGTCGCCGAGCAGGCCCTGCGGCAGCTCCTCGCCCTCCTTGCCCGGACGCAGCTCGTCCATCGGGAAGGACATCACGTCGGTGGGACCGGGCAGGTCCATCCACTGGATGTGCAGCTGCTCCATCGCCTCGCTGTCGATGAGGATCACGGACAGTTCGGACTGCGGGTGGATCCGCATCTTGTCGAGGGCGAAGCGGGCGACGTCGAGGATGGCATCCTCGTCGGCGTCCCAGCCGGACTCGTTGGCGATGTCGATGGACATGAAGAGGTCTGCGCTCAGCTTTCGGTGCGATGGGGCTGTCGGGGCGTGCGGGTGTTGCGACGGGGCGCGGGCTTCTTCGCCTTGGCGCCCGCCGGGGTGTCGTCCTCGGCGTTCTCCAGGGCGTCCCAGCGCTCGTAGGCGTCCACGATCCGGCCGACCAGCTTGTGGCGGACCACGTCGGTGCTGGTCAGGATCGAGAAGTGGATGTCCGGGACGTCCGCGAGGATCTCCTGGACCACCTTGAGGCCGCTGCGGGTGCTGCCCGGGAGGTCGATCTGGCTGGTGTCGCCGGTGACCACCACCCGGGAGTTGAAACCGAGCCGGGTGAGGAACATCTTCATCTGCTCGGGCGAGGTGTTCTGGGCCTCGTCCAGGATGATGAAGGCGTCGTTGAGGGTGCGGCCGCGCATATAGGCGAGCGGGGCGACCTCGATGGTGCCCGCGGCCATCAGCCGGGGGATGGAGTCGGGGTCCATCATGTCGTGCAGCGCGTCGTAGAGCGGCCGCAGGTAGGGGTCGATCTTCTCGAAGAGCGTGCCGGGCAGGAAGCCGAGCCGCTCACCGGCCTCGACGGCGGGCCGGGTCAGGATGATCCGGTTGACCTCCTTGGCCTGCAGGGCCTGGACGGCCTTGGCCATCGCCAGGTAGGTCTTGCCGGTACCGGCCGGACCGATGCCGAAGGTGATGGTGTGCCGGTCGATCGCGTCGACGTAGTTCTTCTGGTTCTCCGTCTTGGGACGGATCGTGCGGCCCCGGTTCGACAGGATGCTCGCCGTGAAGACCTGGGACGGGCTCTCGCCGGCCCCGGCGGGGTCGGCGGCGGCGTTCCTGAGCATCGCAATGGACCGCTCCACGGCGTCCTCCGTCAGGGGTTGGCCGGTGCGCAGCACCAGCATCATCTCGTTGAAGAGCTGCTGGACCAGGACGATGTCGGCACGTTCGCCGGTTGCGGTGACCTCGTTGCCCCGGACGTGGATGTCGGTCTCGGGGAAGGAGCGCTCGATCACTCGCAGGAGGGAATCGGTGGCACCGAGCAGGGTGACCATCGGGTGCTTCTCGGGGATCACGATCCGGGCGCTGGCGCCGTTCGTGGCCTGCGGGCGGTGCTGTGCGGTGTCACTCATAGGGTCACTCATGGGTCGGCGCTGAGGCCTGCCTCTTCCCATCCGTGGTCTCGGGGTGCCGCTCGGTCGGTTCCGGGGTCACCAGGGTACGCCGCGCGGTCGTCAGCCGTGCTGCGGCCTGATCGATGGTCGGGCAGTTCCGGCGGTGATGCCACCCCTTTTCGGCCCTCATCGGCGGGACGGCACCGGAATCCGGGCCAGGTCCTCGGCGACCACCAGCTCGCCGTCGAAGTGCGCGCGGGCCTCGGCGAGATGTCCGTCCAGGTCCGGGTAGCGCTGCGAGAAGTGGGTCAGCACCAGGGTCCGGACGCCGGCCGCGGCGGCGACCTGGGCCGCCTGGGCGGCGGTGAGGTGGCCGTGCTCCTTGGCGAGACGGGCGTCGGCGGCCAGGAAGGTCGCCTCGATCACCAGCAGGTCGGCCCCCTCGGCCAGCGCGTGGACGCCGTCGCAGAGCCGGGTGTCCATCACGAAGGCGAAGCGCTGGCCGGGCCGGGCCTCGCTGACCTCGGCCAGGGTGACCGTACGGTCGTCCAGCTGGATCCGGCCCTCGCGCTGGAGCCGGCCGACATCCGGTCCGCGGACCCCGAGGGCGGCCAGCCGCTCGGGCACCAGGCGGCGGCCGTCCGGCTCGGTGAGCCGGTAGCCGAAGGAGTCCACCGGGTGCGAGAGCTGGACGGCCGACAGCTCGAAGGGCGCGCCGGCGCCGTCCAGCGGGCCGGCGGCGGCGATCGGGTGCGGGCGCAGCTCGGCCGTCTCGTGGAAGGCGGTGGCCTGCCGCAGCCGGTCGAAGAAGACCTGGCCGGAGGCCGGGTAGTAGGCGTGCACCGGGTGCGGGACCCGGTCCAGGTTGATCCGCTGGATCACCCCGGCCAGACCCAGGCTGTGGTCGCCGTGGAAGTGCGTCACGCAGATCCGGGTCAGGTCGGTGGCCGAGACGCCCGCGTACAGCATCTGCCGCTGGGTGCCCTCCCCCGGGTCGAAGAGCAGTCCCTCGCCGTCCCACCGCAGCAGGTAGCCGTTGTGGTTGCGGTGCCGGGTGGGCACCTGGCTGGCCGTGCCGAGGACGACGAGTTCGCGCATGGACACCGGATCAGACCAGGCCCTCGGAGAAGCCCCGGCCGCCCAGCAGGTGGACGTGCGCGTGGAACACGGTCTGCCCGGCGCCCGCACCGGTGTTGAAGATCAACCGGTAGCCGGAGCCGTCGAGCTTCTCGTCGGCGGCCACCTCGGCCGCCTCGGAGAGCAGCGCGCCGGCCAGCGCGGGCTCGGCGGCGGCCAGCGCGCCGGCGTTCGGGTAGTGCGCCTTGGGGATGACCAGGATGTGCGTGGGGGCCTGCGGGTGGATGTCGCGGAAGGCGAGGGTGCGCTCCGACTCGCGGACCACGGTGGCCGGGATGTCGCCCGCCACGATCTTGCAGAAGAGGCAGTCGGGGTCGGTCGGTTCGGCCATGGGTCACTCTCCGGGGAACGTGGTCGGGCGGCTCGTCGGACGTGCCGTCAAACTACCGGACAGGCAGTGGCGCAGGGACGGGCCCCCGGAGCTCAGGACCAGCGGCCCGCGCGGCCCAGCAGCAGCGCGCCGGCCGCGACGCCCGCCGTCGAGGTGCGCAGCACCGACGGGCCCAGCCGGTACGGCTTCGCGCCGGCCGCGGCGAAGGCCGTCAGCTCCTCCGGGCTGACCCCGCCCTCGGGCCCGACGATCAGCATGATGTCCCCGGCCGTCGGCAGCGGCGCCGCCGCCAGCGGCTCGGCGCCCTCCTCGTGCAGGACGGCCGCCAGCGCCGCCGCGGCCAGCAGCGGGGCCAGCTGGCGGGTCGTCATCACCTCGCGCACCTCGGGGAAGCGCAGCCGGCGCGACTGCTTGCCCGCCTCGCGCGCGGTGCTCCGCCACTTGGCCAGCGCCTTGGCACCGCGCTCGCCCTTCCACTGGGTGATGCAGCGCGAGGCGGCCCAGGGGATCACCACGTCGACACCGACCTCGGTCATCGTCTCGACCGCCAGCTCGCCGCGGTCGCCCTTGGGCAGCGCCTGGACGACCACGATCCGCGGGCTCGGCGCGGGCTCGGCGACCGTGTCGGCGAGGGTCACGTCCAGGGCGTCCTTGCCGAGCACGGCCGTCACCGTGCCGTGGCCGCCGAGGCCGAGCCCGTCGGTGAGGGTGATCGCCTCGCCCACCTCAAGCCGCTTCACGGCTGCGGCGTGCCGCCCCTCGGCTCCGTCCAGCCTGACCACGGCGCCCGGCGAGGCGGCGGCGAGGCGGTCGGTGTCGACGACGAAGACGGGCGCGGTCATGGGGCGTTCCTCACAGAATGATGGCCGGCCCCCGCCGCACAGCGGGCAGGGACCGGCCAGTTGGTTCTGACAGCTCAGCGTTCGTGACCGCTCAGCGGCCGTTGAAGGCGTCCTTCAGGCGGGAGAACAGACCCTGCTGACCGGGTGCGAAGGTGCCCGAGGGCCGCTCCTCGCCACGCAGCACCGCCAGGCGGCGCAGCAGGTCCTCCTGCTCGGGGTCGAGCTTGGTGGGCGTCTGCACCTCGACATGCACTATCAGGTCGCCTCGGCCGCCCCCGCGAAGGTGCGTGACGCCCCGGCCGTGCAGCGGGATCGACTGGCCGGACTGGGTGCCGGGCCGGATGTCGACCTCCTCCAGGCCGTCCAGGGTCTGCAGCGGCACCTGGGTGCCGAGCGAGGCCGCCGTCATCGGGATGGTGACCGTGCAGTGCAGGTCGTCGCCGCGGCGCTGGAAGGTCGGGTGGGCGGTCTCGGCGATCTCGACGTAGAGGTCGCCGGCCGGGCCGCCGCCGGGGCCGACCTCGCCCTCACCGGCCAGCTGGATCCGGGTGCCGTTGTCGACACCGGCCGGGATCTTGACGGTCAGCGTGCGGCGGGCGCGCACCCGGCCGTCGCCGGCGCACTCGGGGCACGGGGTCGGCACGACGGTGCCGAAGCCCTGGCACTGCGGGCAGGGGCGCGAGGTCATGACCTGGCCCAGGAAGGACCGGGTGACCTGGGAGACCTCGCCCTTGCCGCGGCACATGTCACAGGTCTGCGCGGAGGTGCCGGGGGCGGCACCCTCACCGCTGCAGGTGGTGCAGGTGACGGCCGTGTCGACCTGGAGTTCCTTGGTCGTGCCGAAGGTGGCCTCGTCCAGGGTGATCTCCAGGCGGATCATGGCGTCCTGGCCGCGCCGGGTGCGCGACCGGGGGCCGCGCTGGCCTGAGGCGGCGCCGAAGAAGGCGTCCATGATGTCGGAGAAGCCGAAGCCGGCCGCGCCCGCGCCGAAGCCGCCACCGCCGCCGTTGGGCGACAGCGGGTCGCCGCCGAGGTCGTAGACCTGCCGCTTCGCGGGGTCGGAGAGCACCTCGTAGGCGGCGTTGATCTCCTTGAACCGCTCCTGAGTCTTCGGGTCCGGGTTGACGTCCGGGTGCAGTTCACGCGCGAGGCGCCGGAACGCCTTCTTGATCTCGTCCTGCCCCGCATCCCGTCGGACGCCGAGTACCGCGTAGTAGTCCGTGGCCACCAAATGCTCCGCTTGTTCCGCCTCTAGAAGGTGCTGCGACTGGTCCGGACGCGCCCAGGTGAGCCCGCCCGCATCACTATCTCTACTGCCTCTACGATTCGGCCAGGATCTGGCCCACGTACCGTGCCACCGCTCGCACCGCCCCCATTGTGCCCGGATAGTCCATCCGGGTGGGGCCGATCACACCCAGTTTTGCCACGCTCTCATCGCCCGAACCGTAACCGACGGAGACGACCGAGGTGGAATTCAGGCCCTCGTACTCGTTCTCCCGGCCGATCCGGACGGTCATCCCGGCGTCGGCGGTCTCACCCAGCAGGCGCAGCAGCACCACCTGCTCCTCCAGCGCCTCGAGCACCGGCTGGATGGTGAGCGGGAAGTCATGGCCGAATCTGGTCAGGTTGGCGGTGCCGGCCAGCATGATCCGTTCCTCGTTCTGCTCCACCAGCGATTCGAAGAGGGTGGAGAGGATCGTGGTGACGATCGGACGGTCGACCGCCTCGAAGGAGGACGGGAGGTCCTCCACCAGGGCCGGGACGTCCGGGAAGCGCCGGCCGCCGGCCTGGGCGTTGAGCCGGGCCCGCAGGTCAGCCAGGGTGGTCTCGCCCACCGGACCCGGGCAGTCGACGATCCGCTGCTCGACCCGGCCGGTGTTGGTGATCAGCACCAGCATGACCTTGCTCGGCGCCAGCGCCAGCAGCTCGACGTGCCGGACGGTGGACCTGGTCAGCGACGGGTACTGGACGACCGCGACCTGCCGGGTCAGCTGCGCGAGCAGCCGGACCGTACGGGCCACCACGTCGTCCAGGTCGACCGCGCCGTCCAGGAAGTGGCGGATGGCGCGCCGCTCCGGCGCGCTCATCGGTTTCACCTCGGCCAGCCGGTCGACGAAGAGCCGGTAGCCCTTGTCGGTGGGGATCCGGCCCGCACTGGTGTGCGGCTGGTGGATGTAGCCGTCCTCTTCGAGGGTGGCCATGTCATTGCGGACCGTGGCCGGCGAGACACCCAGGTTGTGGCGCTCGACCAGGGCCTTGGAGCCGACCGGCTCCTCGGTCCCGACGTAGTCCTGCACGATGGCGCGCAGCACGGCGAGCTTGCGCTCGTCGAGTTGGCGGACCTCCAGGCGGCCGGCGTCGAGCAGGTGGCTGGTGTCCAGGCGACTGGTGCGGGCGGGCGTGACACGGGGGCCCGAAGGTCCGTCGGATGTGGACGACCGGCCGGGCGGGCGGGGGTCGGACTCTGCTTCATCGAACATGGCACGCACCTCCCTCTTCGCACGTTGTCCTGGTACCCAGGTCTTGTGGTGTCCTGTGACGGGTTTGGCACTCGGGCGAGCCGAGTGCCAGAACCGTACCTGCCAGTGTAAGGCCCGGGTCCGTCAGCAGGAACGCCCTGTCCCTGGATGCCGCGCGGATCACTTCCGGGCACGGGTGGTGCCTGCGGGGGAACTAAGTGGCAGCATCGACAGCAACCGAGAGTGATTTCCAGAGGAGCAGCCATGTCGGCATCAGGTCCCCACACCCGCTTCGCCCCCGACCGCGGGCTGACGGGGCGGATGGTCACCACCATGTTCCTGATCGGTCTGCTCTACGTGGGCTTCACCGGTGTGCTGATCGTCCTGCTGAAGGGAGCCTGGCCGCTGATCGTGCTGCTGTCCGGCGGCCTGTTCATCGCCCAGTTCTGGTTCAGCGACAAGATCACCGAGCGGGCGATGGGCGCCCGGCCGGTCACCCCCGAGCAGTACCCGCAGCTGCACGGCACCATTGACCGCCTCTGCGCGCTGGCCGACATGCCGAAGCCGCGGGTCGCGGTGGCCGACAACGACATGCCCAACGCCTTCGCCACCGGGCGCAACCAGAACAACTCGGTGATCTGCGTGACCACCGGACTGATGCGCCGTCTCGACCCGGAGGAGCTGGAGGGCGTGCTCGCCCACGAGCTCTCGCACATCGCCCACCGGGACGTCGCGGTGATGACCATCGCCGGGTTCCTCGGCGTGCTGGCCGGAGCGATCACCCGGATCGCGCTCTACAGCGGGATGATGGGCGGCGGCAACCGCAATAACAACAACAACGACAACGCCGCCCTGATGATCCTCGTGGTCACCGCGGTCAGCGTGGTGGTCTACGCGCTCAGCTTCCTGCTCACCCGGATGCTCTCGCGCTACCGCGAGCTGGCCGCCGACCGGGCCGCCGCCCAACTCACCGGGCGTCCCAGCGCACTGGCCTCGGCGCTGACCAAGGTGACCGGGCAGATCGCCGCCATCCCGACCAAGGACCTGCGCAAGGCGCAGCCGTACAACGCCTTCTACTTCGCCCCCGCGCTCAGCGCGCGCGACGCTGCCTCCCAGCTGCTGTCCACGCACCCCTCGCTGGAGCAGCGGCTGGAGCAGCTGGGCAAGATCTCCGCCGAACTGGGACGCTGAGCCCGGTCGGTACAAGCCCGACTCGTCACCTGTCTGGAAGGAACGACCCGTGGGATTCCTGGACGCCCTGCTCGGCCGCAGCAAGCCGGTGCGGCCCGACCTCGACCAGCTCTTCGGCGTGCCCTCGGCCGCGCTGACCCTGGAGGCGGCCGCCGGGTTCCGGCCCACCGGCCTCGGCTCGGTCTGCTTCGCCGCCGTCGAGGGCGGGGCGTTCGGCGAGGTGGAGCGCCAGATCCGCGCCCTGCTGGACGCCGACACGCCCAACGGCGGCGTGCCGGTGGAGGCCAGCCAGGACGAGTACGGCTACTCCTGGCTGCTCGCCCGGCACACCCCCGAGGAGCTCCCGGAGCTGGTCAACGACCTGCACGCGGTCAACAGCGAGCTGGAGGCGAACGGCTTCGGCCCGCAGCTGCTCTGCTCGCTGGTGGGCTTCCGCAACGAGGCCGGGCAGTCGCTGGCCCTGGTGTACCTCTACAAGCGCGGGACGTTCTTCCCGTTCGCCCCGATGCGGGGTGGCGGGGAGCGTCGCAACAGCCCGCTGGAGCTCCAGGTGAAGGCGATGCTGGGCAACGACCTGCGGGTGGAGTCCGACCTCAGCCGCTGGTTCCCGGTCTGGGGCGCTCCGGGGCTGTAACACCGGTCTAAAGTCGCTGACTATGCGGAGCACTCACTACGGACCTGACCTCACCCCGCCCTGGAAGCGGCAGCAGCCCGCGCCGGAGGTGGCGGCCGAGCGCGACCTGGTGGTGGAGGACGCCGCCACCGGCTTCTGCGGGGCGGTGCTGCGCTGCGAGAAGACGGCGGAGGGATTCACCGTCACGCTGGAGGACCGGTTCGGCAAGCAGCGGGTCTTCCCGCTGGTCCCGCGCGGGTTCCTGCTGGAGGGCAAGGTCGTGACCCTCGTGCGGCCGTCCGGCCCGGCCACCGCGCGGGGCCCGGCCCGGACGGCCTCCGGCTCGCTGGCGGTCCCCGGCGCCCGGGCCCGGGTCGCGCGGGAGTCACGGATCTACGTCGAGGGCCGGCACGACGCCGAGCTGGTGGAGCGGGTCTGGGGCGACGACCTGCG
This genomic window contains:
- the hrcA gene encoding heat-inducible transcriptional repressor HrcA; amino-acid sequence: MFDEAESDPRPPGRSSTSDGPSGPRVTPARTSRLDTSHLLDAGRLEVRQLDERKLAVLRAIVQDYVGTEEPVGSKALVERHNLGVSPATVRNDMATLEEDGYIHQPHTSAGRIPTDKGYRLFVDRLAEVKPMSAPERRAIRHFLDGAVDLDDVVARTVRLLAQLTRQVAVVQYPSLTRSTVRHVELLALAPSKVMLVLITNTGRVEQRIVDCPGPVGETTLADLRARLNAQAGGRRFPDVPALVEDLPSSFEAVDRPIVTTILSTLFESLVEQNEERIMLAGTANLTRFGHDFPLTIQPVLEALEEQVVLLRLLGETADAGMTVRIGRENEYEGLNSTSVVSVGYGSGDESVAKLGVIGPTRMDYPGTMGAVRAVARYVGQILAES
- the htpX gene encoding zinc metalloprotease HtpX — protein: MSASGPHTRFAPDRGLTGRMVTTMFLIGLLYVGFTGVLIVLLKGAWPLIVLLSGGLFIAQFWFSDKITERAMGARPVTPEQYPQLHGTIDRLCALADMPKPRVAVADNDMPNAFATGRNQNNSVICVTTGLMRRLDPEELEGVLAHELSHIAHRDVAVMTIAGFLGVLAGAITRIALYSGMMGGGNRNNNNNDNAALMILVVTAVSVVVYALSFLLTRMLSRYRELAADRAAAQLTGRPSALASALTKVTGQIAAIPTKDLRKAQPYNAFYFAPALSARDAASQLLSTHPSLEQRLEQLGKISAELGR